From a single Pseudomonas sp. A34-9 genomic region:
- a CDS encoding fimbrial protein, with product MHHIIILLSSALLYALSLHAHAACTIIGTPSIVSMDFTLPASINVPTGTPNGTVIYTTESPVSHGGHYTCTTEFQIGSADGNGQSIASGLYPIGATGLAWQYLYWSSPAVQYPGGSWYPPHSNTLWNKPQGFRIVKIGEISPDAKIPDGILGYLIIGGVKAVSLSVTNMNIIAGSCQSPDNINVDLGHPTLSELTDDNYVSFSIPLRDCPNGINKVEYQLLPTSSSPSANPASGIISLNPASTAKGAGVKIRNSTGSDFDFRKTYTSDQFMPGTVSFDISLSTKYVRLPSAPELKAGTANSEIMFLINYL from the coding sequence GTGCACCACATTATAATATTGTTATCATCTGCTCTCTTATACGCATTATCTCTGCATGCACACGCAGCTTGTACAATTATAGGAACCCCCTCCATAGTCTCTATGGATTTTACGCTTCCCGCAAGCATTAACGTGCCCACAGGCACGCCAAATGGCACCGTAATTTATACAACCGAATCCCCGGTGAGCCATGGAGGTCATTATACCTGCACCACTGAGTTTCAAATAGGTAGCGCAGATGGGAACGGACAATCGATAGCATCAGGCTTGTATCCGATTGGCGCAACCGGTTTGGCGTGGCAATACCTGTATTGGTCATCTCCGGCGGTTCAATATCCTGGCGGCTCTTGGTATCCTCCCCACTCCAATACACTTTGGAATAAACCTCAAGGATTTCGAATAGTTAAGATCGGAGAGATTTCGCCCGACGCCAAGATTCCTGACGGGATATTGGGTTATTTGATTATAGGGGGCGTCAAAGCAGTAAGTTTATCCGTTACCAATATGAACATTATAGCCGGCTCCTGCCAGTCTCCGGACAACATAAATGTAGACTTGGGACATCCAACTCTGAGTGAGTTAACTGACGACAATTACGTGTCCTTTTCGATTCCATTGCGTGACTGCCCCAATGGAATTAATAAAGTTGAGTACCAATTGCTACCGACCTCCAGCTCGCCTTCTGCGAACCCAGCTTCGGGCATAATTAGTCTGAATCCCGCATCCACTGCAAAGGGCGCCGGCGTCAAAATAAGAAATTCTACAGGATCAGATTTTGATTTCAGAAAAACATACACCTCAGACCAATTTATGCCGGGGACAGTGAGCTTCGACATATCTTTATCAACAAAATATGTCAGGTTACCTAGTGCGCCAGAATTAAAGGCGGGAACAGCAAATTCTGAAATAATGTTTTTAATAAATTACCTCTAA
- a CDS encoding dsDNA nuclease domain-containing protein: protein MVQDCVAAFHVTRMLRDKTIRSVRCEVTDDIDIISDGYVDFIQVKSTEKTRWNISDMVKNGKGADKKTIPCSSILHKSMQCESDSGLTRRYLIVTEDKVNKTLEYLTIEPWRGKVSQVGRN from the coding sequence CTGGTTCAGGACTGTGTCGCAGCTTTCCATGTCACTCGGATGCTTCGTGACAAGACCATTCGCAGCGTCCGCTGTGAGGTCACGGACGATATTGACATCATCTCCGACGGCTACGTCGACTTCATACAAGTCAAAAGTACCGAGAAGACGCGCTGGAACATCTCGGACATGGTTAAAAACGGGAAGGGCGCTGACAAGAAAACCATTCCTTGCAGTTCGATCTTGCACAAGTCGATGCAATGCGAGTCAGATTCAGGCCTAACCCGGCGATACTTGATTGTCACTGAAGACAAGGTCAACAAGACCCTGGAGTACCTGACGATCGAGCCCTGGCGCGGGAAGGTAAGCCAGGTAGGCAGGAACTGA
- a CDS encoding fimbria/pilus outer membrane usher protein, which yields MAICCDTYGAEAEIDAPAESFNTLFLQGASAVDLQPLLNANSVLPGQYRVDVYSNGTLVGRRDVTFEANALTGKVEPRITLDLLLQLGIDMQKLHDQGLVDEEHPADHYDLASMIDQASLSFDSNRLRLLVSVPQVAMSRGMRGYVDSELWDQGVAAGFINYQLSTTRNKTSNGKQISNNLGLRNGINLGAWRLRNESNFSSSTGRPNRFVSNRTFVQHDLTSIKGQLSAGEIFSDSDLFDSVRYQGVKVSSDEGMRADSERGYAPTIRGVAETNATIEVRQDNYILYTTNVPPGPFEISDIYPSGSNGDLEITIVEADGRRKVSKQAFSALPTMVREGQLKYSVSGGKFNNNSEGYDKPAFISSTFAYGLTSNLTGIAGLQTSNGFQALSLGAAKNTSIGAMSLDITRSSSKAFGVTTQGSSVRALYAKTFTGTDTSFTLAAYRYSTEGYRTLTDHVQDNSVGATRRAGNSKTRTDLTVNQTLGDSRQFGSLYLNASDQRYWDRGGSRSFSAGYSNNWRDLNYNISLSKTLELGTYGGATDDTQLSVSISFPLGSSPRSPRAYLSTNKQNTGTSTQAGLNGYLTEDSDTYYSVQAGQSVDGDQSGSMSLSSRTSMGDIGLGYSRGIDYDSQNFNVSGSIVAHAGGVNLGQTVGETFALVEVPGISGVEVSSYSGVKTGFNGYAVLPNAQPYRVNWVSLDTRNLGGEIELDNATQQLVPRRGSIVRARFEGNKGRRVQFEIFDKEGKAIPFGAALEDSEGKQVALSDPTGKALALVTEDQGTIVIKWQGKQCTASYSLPEKEEHVNYERYALKCVP from the coding sequence ATGGCGATCTGCTGTGACACCTATGGTGCTGAGGCAGAAATCGATGCGCCTGCCGAGTCGTTTAACACGCTGTTTCTGCAAGGGGCCTCGGCCGTCGATCTGCAACCACTATTGAACGCCAACAGCGTATTGCCGGGGCAATATCGCGTGGATGTTTACAGTAATGGAACTCTAGTAGGTCGTCGCGACGTTACATTTGAAGCGAACGCGCTCACCGGTAAGGTCGAACCCCGCATAACGCTCGATTTACTGCTGCAACTGGGCATAGACATGCAGAAACTGCACGACCAGGGATTGGTCGACGAGGAGCACCCTGCTGATCATTACGACTTGGCATCGATGATCGACCAAGCCAGCCTAAGCTTTGATTCCAACAGGCTGCGCTTGCTTGTCAGCGTGCCACAAGTGGCCATGTCGCGGGGCATGCGTGGCTATGTCGATTCCGAGTTGTGGGATCAGGGTGTGGCAGCTGGTTTCATCAACTACCAGTTGAGCACGACTCGCAATAAGACCAGCAATGGCAAGCAAATATCCAATAATCTGGGACTGCGCAACGGAATAAACCTGGGCGCCTGGCGGTTACGCAATGAGTCCAACTTCAGCAGCTCGACAGGTCGACCAAATCGCTTCGTCAGCAACCGTACATTTGTGCAACACGACCTCACCTCGATCAAGGGGCAGCTCAGCGCGGGCGAAATCTTTTCCGATTCAGACCTGTTCGACAGCGTGCGCTATCAGGGTGTGAAAGTTTCGTCCGATGAAGGCATGCGTGCCGACAGCGAACGAGGTTATGCGCCGACAATTCGCGGCGTGGCAGAGACCAATGCAACCATTGAAGTCCGTCAGGATAATTACATCCTTTACACGACCAACGTTCCACCAGGTCCATTTGAGATCAGCGATATCTATCCTTCGGGGTCCAATGGCGATCTTGAGATCACTATCGTCGAAGCTGATGGTCGGCGAAAAGTGTCCAAACAGGCGTTTTCGGCTCTTCCGACAATGGTGCGCGAAGGGCAATTGAAGTACAGCGTGTCGGGGGGCAAATTCAATAACAACTCGGAGGGCTATGACAAGCCAGCCTTTATCAGCAGCACATTCGCCTATGGCTTGACAAGCAATCTTACAGGGATCGCTGGCTTGCAGACCAGTAACGGTTTCCAGGCTCTATCACTGGGCGCGGCTAAGAATACCTCCATTGGCGCGATGTCGCTGGACATCACTCGGTCATCCAGTAAGGCATTCGGCGTAACAACTCAAGGTAGCAGCGTGCGCGCACTCTACGCCAAGACGTTTACGGGTACAGATACAAGTTTCACCCTCGCAGCGTACCGTTATTCTACTGAGGGCTATCGTACTCTGACCGACCACGTACAGGATAATAGCGTTGGTGCCACGCGCCGTGCCGGGAACTCTAAAACCCGTACCGATCTGACGGTCAACCAGACTTTGGGGGATTCACGCCAATTCGGTTCGCTGTATCTGAACGCCAGTGACCAGCGCTACTGGGATCGCGGCGGATCTCGCAGCTTTTCTGCTGGCTACAGCAATAACTGGCGGGATCTGAACTACAACATTAGTTTGAGTAAGACGCTGGAACTAGGGACATATGGCGGGGCAACCGATGATACGCAATTAAGCGTATCTATCTCCTTCCCGCTTGGGTCGAGCCCCCGTTCGCCGCGTGCGTATCTTTCAACTAACAAACAAAACACCGGTACTAGTACGCAGGCCGGCCTCAACGGCTACCTGACAGAAGACAGTGACACCTACTATTCCGTGCAAGCCGGACAAAGCGTTGACGGCGACCAATCGGGCTCGATGAGTCTAAGTAGCCGTACCTCAATGGGTGACATTGGCTTAGGGTACAGCCGAGGCATTGACTACGACTCACAGAACTTCAATGTTTCGGGCTCTATCGTCGCCCACGCAGGTGGAGTTAACTTGGGGCAGACGGTCGGCGAGACGTTTGCGCTGGTAGAAGTACCAGGAATATCTGGTGTAGAAGTCAGCAGCTATTCAGGTGTGAAAACAGGCTTTAACGGCTATGCGGTCCTGCCAAACGCACAGCCTTACCGCGTTAACTGGGTGTCTCTGGACACTCGTAATCTCGGTGGCGAAATTGAACTCGATAACGCGACACAACAATTGGTTCCTCGCCGCGGGTCGATTGTCCGTGCCCGCTTTGAGGGCAATAAAGGCCGGCGAGTACAATTTGAAATTTTTGATAAAGAGGGCAAGGCGATTCCTTTTGGTGCCGCGCTGGAAGATTCAGAAGGGAAGCAAGTTGCTCTATCAGATCCAACGGGCAAGGCCTTAGCACTAGTTACCGAAGATCAAGGCACCATTGTAATCAAATGGCAGGGCAAGCAATGTACAGCGTCATATTCACTACCAGAGAAAGAAGAACACGTGAATTATGAACGGTACGCACTAAAATGCGTACCCTGA
- a CDS encoding molecular chaperone codes for MLSRYFPLCLGLAGMLMAHSAFASISLSATRVIFDGANKEANVTVRNGGQTILVQSWLDNGETDSSTPPFAVTPPLARMEANQQQLLRILYEGKGMPVDKESVVWLNVQEIPQAAATDANTLQLAVRQRIKLFFRPAGLSGDAAKAPELLSWKLENVAGKPSLKVTNTGNYHVSLADLKVGAGQNFELVMDSTMISPGEVKVFTMKSRPQASSPRLTFSAINDYGAQQTFDAPLTDIGSFAGRTAN; via the coding sequence ATGTTAAGCCGCTATTTTCCGCTTTGCCTGGGTCTTGCCGGGATGCTGATGGCTCATTCGGCCTTCGCCAGCATTTCTCTGAGCGCCACGCGGGTGATCTTTGACGGTGCGAACAAAGAGGCGAATGTCACCGTGCGCAACGGTGGGCAAACCATTCTAGTACAGTCTTGGCTCGATAATGGAGAGACGGATTCGTCCACGCCTCCTTTTGCAGTCACGCCGCCACTGGCACGAATGGAAGCGAATCAGCAGCAATTACTTAGAATTCTCTATGAAGGCAAGGGTATGCCTGTGGATAAAGAATCAGTGGTATGGCTGAATGTCCAGGAAATCCCTCAAGCCGCCGCTACCGATGCCAATACTTTGCAGTTGGCAGTGCGTCAGCGCATCAAGTTGTTTTTCCGTCCTGCCGGGCTATCGGGGGACGCCGCAAAGGCGCCAGAGTTACTCTCATGGAAACTTGAAAACGTCGCTGGCAAGCCCTCTTTGAAAGTTACCAACACAGGAAACTATCATGTTTCCCTCGCCGACCTCAAAGTGGGTGCGGGTCAGAACTTTGAGCTCGTGATGGATTCCACGATGATTAGCCCTGGCGAAGTAAAAGTTTTCACGATGAAATCACGACCACAGGCCAGTTCACCACGCCTGACGTTTTCAGCCATTAACGATTATGGCGCTCAACAAACATTTGACGCTCCTTTGACCGACATTGGAAGCTTCGCAGGACGTACCGCAAACTAA
- a CDS encoding fimbrial protein, whose amino-acid sequence MKKFTLAVLALSVLSVSAGAMAADPVKGGSGQISFTGIINNDACSVDGSTGKDKVISVDMGNVSIKDMGSDSAPTAGRIAANDFNLQVNCNAGTKVSMLFKPTLNGGSGLVDGKKVLKLQGSDAAKGVGIALLNSNGEMIDLSSDATAKIETGLTGDAGEGGDGTLSFAAAYVTTGDKAAATAGTGNATLPFVLQYE is encoded by the coding sequence ATGAAAAAATTTACTTTGGCTGTACTCGCTCTTTCCGTATTGTCCGTTTCCGCAGGTGCAATGGCAGCCGACCCAGTTAAAGGCGGCAGTGGCCAAATCAGCTTTACCGGCATTATCAACAACGACGCTTGCTCTGTTGATGGCAGCACCGGCAAAGACAAAGTTATCTCGGTAGATATGGGTAACGTTTCGATCAAAGACATGGGTAGCGACTCCGCACCTACCGCCGGCCGTATTGCCGCCAACGATTTCAACCTGCAAGTGAACTGCAACGCAGGTACTAAAGTTTCGATGCTGTTCAAGCCGACCCTTAATGGTGGCTCGGGCCTGGTTGACGGTAAAAAAGTCCTGAAGCTGCAGGGTTCCGACGCAGCGAAAGGCGTTGGTATCGCGCTGCTGAATAGCAACGGTGAAATGATCGATCTGAGCTCCGACGCCACCGCCAAGATTGAAACTGGCTTGACCGGAGACGCTGGTGAAGGTGGCGACGGCACTCTGTCGTTCGCCGCTGCTTACGTCACCACTGGTGACAAGGCAGCTGCTACCGCTGGTACCGGTAATGCCACTCTGCCGTTCGTTCTGCAATACGAGTAA
- a CDS encoding EAL domain-containing response regulator, with product MNTLRILVLEDHAFQRVAAVSALNSLGYEDIFQAADGKEALSVISQVGGVDIALCDLNMAGMDGLTFLRLAKESGLIRAVIICSSLPEDLLRTVDRIVTLQGLELVGSVGKPLSVEVLQPLLMRYRSDETLATKSIENTPDQPSEYEMLEAIRRQEFRAYFQPKFHLRSGEVDGAEVLVRWQSPSRGLLSPGMFLPTIERCGLLDEMFFSLLTQGLSLQRFVQSHGKPFRLAFNLDVSQMANPNLVDRIKALLRIHGASPAGLIFELTETGLLQMPEVSMENMVRLRMLGFSLAIDDFGVGYSSLERLCQMPFNEIKLDAGFVQNYEQARYSAVIHGALALARELDMRVVAEGIETADQARHLDSLGCRWGQGFFYARPMNWAHLVDWRFEGEKSSWRRAIGSPDR from the coding sequence GTGAACACGCTTCGGATATTGGTATTGGAAGATCATGCCTTTCAACGAGTGGCGGCGGTCAGTGCGCTTAACAGCTTGGGTTACGAGGATATATTTCAAGCGGCGGACGGCAAAGAAGCGTTGTCTGTTATCTCTCAGGTGGGAGGTGTAGACATTGCGCTTTGTGACTTGAATATGGCTGGAATGGACGGATTGACCTTCCTGCGACTAGCGAAAGAGTCTGGATTGATACGTGCCGTGATTATATGTAGCTCGCTACCCGAGGACCTACTGCGAACTGTTGATCGTATTGTCACCTTGCAGGGCTTGGAATTGGTGGGAAGTGTTGGCAAGCCATTATCGGTGGAAGTACTTCAGCCGTTACTGATGCGCTACCGGTCGGATGAAACGCTCGCCACCAAATCAATAGAAAACACCCCGGATCAACCCTCAGAGTACGAGATGCTCGAAGCCATACGTCGACAAGAGTTTCGGGCTTATTTTCAGCCAAAGTTTCATTTGCGCAGTGGGGAAGTGGATGGCGCAGAAGTTTTGGTCAGGTGGCAAAGTCCTAGTCGGGGCTTGCTATCCCCCGGGATGTTTTTGCCAACCATAGAGCGATGCGGTTTGCTCGATGAGATGTTTTTCAGTTTGTTGACTCAAGGGCTCAGCTTGCAGCGATTCGTTCAATCTCATGGTAAGCCATTCAGGCTGGCTTTCAATTTGGACGTGTCGCAGATGGCCAACCCAAATTTGGTTGATCGGATAAAGGCGTTGTTACGAATTCATGGCGCTTCGCCGGCCGGCCTAATCTTTGAGCTGACCGAAACCGGGTTACTGCAGATGCCTGAAGTCAGTATGGAAAATATGGTGCGCTTACGCATGCTTGGCTTCAGTCTGGCAATCGATGACTTCGGCGTAGGCTATTCATCGCTTGAGAGGCTTTGTCAAATGCCGTTCAACGAAATCAAGTTGGACGCAGGGTTTGTGCAAAATTATGAGCAGGCGCGCTACAGCGCAGTCATTCATGGCGCATTGGCATTGGCGCGAGAACTGGATATGCGCGTAGTGGCTGAGGGTATTGAGACTGCTGATCAGGCGCGCCATTTGGATAGTCTCGGCTGTCGGTGGGGGCAAGGTTTTTTCTACGCCAGGCCGATGAATTGGGCGCACCTTGTGGACTGGCGCTTTGAAGGTGAAAAGTCATCTTGGCGGAGAGCGATCGGGTCGCCAGATCGCTGA
- a CDS encoding response regulator transcription factor: MHWSVVNPLRVAILDDHSLIRLAMKSRLAREAEFNVVGVFGSSAELLTGLREIETDLLILDYKLHDGELDGLNLIRLLRKHYPALCILVSSSEERPAVVRMAVGAGVSGFFGKSQPVDDLITAIRISASGQLYLSSAMAFELDSLPVAGEESVNGNGDGSPHTDDFLTNPLLSPKEKEVLRCCLEGMGVTQIALKFSRSRKTISGQKQSAYKKLGIRGDAELFKLQQSLTVEM, from the coding sequence ATGCATTGGTCCGTAGTAAACCCGTTACGTGTTGCGATCCTTGATGATCACTCGCTCATACGGTTGGCGATGAAGTCTCGCCTGGCGCGTGAGGCGGAGTTCAACGTAGTAGGTGTTTTCGGCAGTAGTGCCGAGTTGCTCACGGGCTTGCGTGAGATAGAAACTGACCTGCTGATTCTCGATTACAAACTACATGATGGGGAGCTAGACGGGCTCAATCTCATCCGCCTACTACGAAAGCATTACCCCGCGTTGTGCATTCTGGTCTCTTCCTCTGAAGAGCGGCCTGCTGTGGTAAGGATGGCTGTCGGGGCTGGCGTGAGTGGTTTTTTTGGTAAATCGCAACCGGTTGATGATCTGATCACTGCGATCCGCATCTCGGCGTCTGGCCAGTTATATCTTTCGTCAGCTATGGCGTTTGAACTCGACTCGCTTCCTGTGGCGGGTGAGGAGTCCGTTAACGGTAATGGCGATGGCTCCCCTCATACGGATGACTTCCTGACCAATCCTCTGCTGTCTCCTAAAGAAAAAGAGGTCCTGCGCTGCTGTCTGGAGGGAATGGGTGTGACGCAGATCGCACTCAAGTTCTCCCGCAGTCGTAAAACCATCAGCGGTCAAAAACAATCGGCTTACAAAAAGCTAGGCATCCGGGGCGACGCGGAGCTTTTCAAATTGCAGCAAAGTCTCACGGTCGAGATGTAG
- a CDS encoding transporter substrate-binding domain-containing protein gives MPHLLRIFLLPCVILILGPGSLLAAEPRTLQVFGRSECKDLQLNLSNEEWGWLRQKRSLVLGAGQPDFPPYVMTYSGSRYEGIAADIACIVSHALHVEISVKAYPDRRSAMAALINGEIDLLGSSNSYEIADGSMVLSQPYVHDLPAIFVRGDDRRPMPANFAGLRIAVADDYLPLNQLHTLYPNAEFVLFPSNELGLAALAFGKVDLYLGDSVSSNYLINLNYFNYVRLHSFVNLQTGGFSFALRKGNDQLKHLVDLTIDSLGDARIEEITKRWSGGGALMPKRIDLSPSEARWIEQHPVVRFVINDDQAPFAFFDAEGHFGGIGADMLELIQQRTGLQIDVKRTDSFSSLSSSLLAGTADLSLLTPTVSREAGMRFTYPLLVSPFVIVTDKASNSPSSLQELRGKRVAIPENSAEHDLLKDFPDIQIVESATVLEALADVSEGRADAMITTLHSARYYIAHLHSDTLRISNIVGMSRGFLAFAARRSDTELVSILNKALLSIPPDERDVILNRWRPIAAFSGLSWRDYKTLIYQIGASAFLIILCSLAWNYYIRRQIRERSRAERLLGDQLKFMGALINGTPHPIYVRDREARLLTCNNNYLETFGLTEQDVIGKTVLESGKRNRQEALHFHDDYLRVIEQDEPYEVDRTLHVGDTRLIIYHWIQPFHDTAGEVRGVICGWIDISERRELIEELRAAKELADESSRAKTTFLATMSHEIRTPMSAVIGMLELTLKRAEQGHFDRPAIEVAYDSAKGLLELIGDILDVVRIESGHVSLSPKRANLRELVESVARVFDGLARQKSLLLKLDIDATVGCDVLVDPMRFQQVLSNLVGNAIKFTDTGQVSVSICGQRLADERLQVDLKVEDTGIGISSADLQTLFQPFSQANHGPSPRGGTGLGLAISRSLCELMGGQLNITSTLGKGTCLEVSLFFNVLSPVGAKPVQVLSSQDKPASTLRILVVDDQSANRLLLTQQLGFLGQSVRDAADGAAALALWRTEPFDIVITDCNMPVMNGYELARSIRKDERESGAARCVVLGFTANAQPEEKIKCQDAGMDDCLFKPISLSTLTAMLSGWEKAVQEVDVTDTTEGVHTEPGSIRDRLQELTGGDIDMMKALLREALYSSEKDLEELRALNSDSDPGHLADLAHRIKGAARIVGEQQVIDACSDVEEVCHAPVFSLSEIKRHALKLEVAQAELIKKIKRLEL, from the coding sequence ATGCCTCACCTGTTACGCATTTTTCTATTGCCTTGCGTTATTTTAATCCTTGGCCCCGGGTCGTTGTTGGCAGCTGAACCGCGCACGCTGCAAGTGTTTGGTCGATCTGAATGCAAAGACTTGCAGCTCAATCTCTCGAATGAAGAATGGGGATGGTTGCGGCAAAAGCGCAGTCTTGTGCTAGGCGCGGGGCAACCCGATTTCCCACCTTACGTAATGACCTACAGCGGCTCCCGATATGAAGGGATTGCGGCTGATATCGCCTGCATAGTCAGTCATGCATTGCATGTCGAAATCAGCGTGAAAGCTTATCCTGATCGACGTAGTGCAATGGCAGCCTTGATAAATGGCGAGATCGATTTACTCGGCAGTTCGAACAGCTACGAGATTGCCGACGGATCTATGGTGCTAAGTCAGCCTTACGTTCACGACCTGCCGGCGATTTTTGTACGAGGTGATGATCGACGACCTATGCCGGCAAACTTTGCAGGTCTGCGTATCGCGGTAGCGGATGATTACTTACCTTTGAATCAGTTGCACACTTTGTATCCCAATGCGGAATTCGTTCTCTTTCCATCTAACGAGCTAGGGTTGGCTGCGCTGGCCTTTGGCAAAGTGGACTTATATTTGGGGGATTCCGTTTCCAGCAACTATCTGATCAACCTAAACTATTTTAACTATGTTCGTCTGCATTCATTCGTCAATCTGCAAACCGGTGGTTTCAGTTTTGCGCTACGCAAGGGCAACGACCAACTTAAGCATCTGGTGGATCTGACGATCGATTCCTTGGGCGATGCGAGGATTGAGGAGATCACAAAGCGTTGGTCTGGCGGCGGGGCGCTGATGCCTAAGCGGATTGACCTTTCTCCTTCCGAAGCGCGCTGGATTGAGCAACATCCGGTCGTACGGTTTGTAATAAATGACGATCAGGCACCTTTTGCTTTCTTTGATGCCGAAGGGCATTTCGGTGGGATCGGTGCAGATATGCTCGAGCTGATCCAACAGCGAACGGGGCTGCAAATAGACGTTAAGCGTACCGACAGTTTTTCCAGCCTGAGCTCCAGTCTGCTCGCAGGTACTGCCGACCTCTCATTGCTGACACCGACGGTATCGAGGGAGGCAGGTATGCGTTTCACGTACCCGCTCCTGGTCAGTCCTTTTGTAATAGTTACAGACAAAGCATCAAACTCACCTTCAAGTTTGCAGGAGCTTCGTGGTAAACGCGTCGCGATCCCGGAAAATTCCGCAGAACATGATTTGCTCAAGGATTTCCCTGATATCCAGATCGTTGAAAGTGCTACCGTCTTAGAGGCATTAGCTGATGTGAGTGAAGGCAGAGCTGATGCAATGATTACCACCTTGCATAGTGCGCGTTATTACATCGCACACCTCCACAGCGATACGTTACGTATCTCCAATATTGTTGGCATGAGTAGAGGCTTTTTGGCTTTTGCCGCGCGTCGCTCCGATACTGAATTGGTCAGTATCCTCAATAAAGCTCTTTTAAGCATCCCACCCGACGAGCGAGATGTGATTCTCAATCGCTGGCGGCCGATAGCTGCATTTTCTGGATTGTCTTGGCGCGATTACAAGACACTGATCTACCAAATTGGTGCGAGCGCATTTCTGATCATCCTGTGCTCACTGGCGTGGAACTATTATATTCGTCGGCAGATTCGCGAGCGCAGTCGTGCTGAGCGGTTGCTTGGCGATCAGTTGAAATTCATGGGCGCATTGATCAATGGCACACCGCACCCGATTTATGTCCGTGATCGTGAGGCGAGGTTGCTGACTTGCAACAACAATTATCTGGAAACGTTCGGGTTAACCGAGCAAGACGTAATCGGCAAAACCGTACTGGAAAGCGGGAAGCGCAATCGTCAGGAAGCGCTGCACTTCCATGATGACTACCTGCGCGTTATTGAGCAGGACGAACCTTATGAAGTGGATCGCACGTTGCATGTCGGCGATACCCGCCTCATTATTTATCACTGGATTCAACCCTTTCACGATACCGCCGGAGAGGTGCGGGGGGTTATCTGTGGTTGGATCGACATCAGTGAGCGACGGGAACTAATTGAAGAATTGCGTGCAGCCAAAGAGCTGGCTGACGAATCTAGCCGAGCAAAGACAACTTTTCTGGCGACCATGAGCCATGAGATCCGTACGCCAATGAGTGCTGTGATCGGTATGCTTGAGTTGACACTCAAGCGTGCAGAGCAGGGGCACTTTGATCGTCCTGCGATTGAGGTCGCTTACGACTCTGCCAAAGGGTTGCTGGAGCTGATCGGCGATATCCTCGACGTAGTTCGAATTGAATCCGGACATGTCAGTCTTTCGCCCAAGCGCGCCAATCTAAGAGAGTTGGTGGAGTCTGTAGCGCGAGTATTCGATGGACTCGCACGCCAAAAGAGCCTCCTGCTGAAACTCGACATCGATGCCACTGTGGGTTGCGATGTTCTGGTCGATCCAATGCGCTTTCAACAGGTGCTATCGAACCTTGTGGGCAATGCCATCAAATTCACTGACACCGGACAAGTTAGTGTCTCTATCTGCGGGCAGCGCCTTGCCGATGAACGCCTGCAGGTGGACCTCAAAGTGGAGGATACGGGTATTGGAATTTCCAGTGCCGACTTACAAACACTGTTTCAGCCTTTTTCCCAGGCTAACCATGGCCCATCCCCAAGGGGGGGGACGGGGCTTGGGCTGGCAATCTCTCGTTCCTTGTGCGAATTGATGGGCGGCCAACTCAATATTACGAGCACCTTGGGTAAAGGAACTTGCCTTGAAGTGTCGTTATTTTTCAATGTGCTTAGTCCAGTGGGTGCAAAGCCTGTTCAAGTCTTGTCCAGTCAGGACAAGCCAGCGTCAACGTTGCGTATTCTGGTGGTAGATGACCAAAGTGCTAACCGTCTGTTGCTTACGCAGCAATTGGGCTTTCTGGGTCAGTCCGTACGGGATGCCGCTGATGGTGCTGCTGCATTGGCCTTGTGGCGCACGGAACCGTTTGACATCGTGATCACCGACTGCAACATGCCGGTAATGAATGGCTACGAACTCGCCCGTTCCATTCGCAAAGACGAGCGCGAAAGTGGCGCTGCACGTTGCGTCGTGTTGGGTTTCACCGCCAACGCGCAGCCCGAGGAAAAGATCAAATGCCAAGACGCCGGGATGGATGATTGCCTATTTAAGCCGATCAGCCTCAGTACGTTGACAGCCATGTTGTCGGGCTGGGAGAAAGCCGTTCAAGAGGTTGACGTCACTGATACTACAGAGGGCGTGCATACCGAGCCTGGATCGATTCGGGACCGTTTGCAAGAACTCACAGGGGGCGATATAGACATGATGAAGGCGCTCTTGCGAGAGGCGTTATACAGTTCTGAAAAGGACTTGGAAGAGTTACGCGCGCTAAATTCCGACAGCG